A single Cryptococcus deuterogattii R265 chromosome 2, complete sequence DNA region contains:
- a CDS encoding methylenetetrahydrofolate reductase, producing the protein MKITEKLQKAEKEGRPFWSFEFFPPRTAQGLQNLYDRIERMRDLGPEFIDITWGAGGKNADLTNSLVQVCQATIGIETCMHLCCTEMPKEKVEWALKEAKSHGCQNILALRGDPVAGTSTWEPTPGGFMNAVDLVRYIHKHYPGDFCVAVAGFPQGHPETPDTPEGRAQEMEWLKAKVDAGAEFIFTQMFYDTSIFFDWVKRVREAGINVPIVPGIMPIQNWEKFEKWVQRENIIVPSHFYEALNPVRGDDEKVRQVGTKLVADMCKTILQHKEAGIKGLHIYTLNLEKGARMLLKELGFEGRREQIAPLPWRPSLTPSRREETIRPIFWANRTRSYLSRTADWDEFPNGRWGDSRSPAYGDLDGYPVSIGITAPDAYNLWGHPTTSFDLHTLFARFCRGDLAKLPWSTQPPASETSLIIEQLAKMNELGYLTINSQPAVDGVRSDDKVHGWGPAGGYVYQKAYLEFFVSPDLLSPLIRRIERDPRITYYAVNKQGDLRTNTHSESPNAVTWGVFPGKEIVQPTIVEAVSFIAWKDEAFELGLQWAHLYPAGSPSRKLITDTMNTSYLVNIVANDFRDGMSIFEPFLLNQTTVGKVVEGVKGTVEGIVEGVKGVVSA; encoded by the exons ATGAAGATCACCGAGAAGCTGCAaaaggctgagaaggagggtcGACCCTTCTGGAGTTTTGaattcttccctccccGAACTGCTCAA GGTTTGCAAAATCTCTACGACCGTATCGAGCGTATGAGGGACCTTGGTCCTGAGTTTATTGACATCACCTG GGGCGCTGGTGGAAAGAATGCCGATCTTACCAACTCTCTTGTCCAGGTTTGCCAAGCAACTATTGGTATCGAAACTTGCATGCACCTTTGTTGTACCGAGA TGCCCAAGGAAAAGGTCGAATGGGCCCTCAAGGAAGCAAAATCTCATGGTTGTCAAAACATTCTTGCCCTTCGTGGTGACCCTGTGGCTGGCACATCTACATGGGAACCTACTCCTGGTGGATTCATGAATGCCGTTGACTTGGTTAGATACATCCACAAGCATTACCCCGGAGACTTCTGCGTCGCCGTTGCCGGATTTCCCCAGGGACACCCCGAGACTCCGGACACTCCCGAGGGCAGGGCTCAGGAGATGGAGTGGCTGAAAGCGAAGGTTGACGCAGGAGCCGAATTTATTTTCACTCAGATGTTCTACGACACTTCAATCTTCTTTGATTGGGTGAAGCGCGTGAGGGAGGCTGGCATCAATGTTCCCATCGTACCTGGTATCATGCCTATTCAGAACTGGGAAAAGTTTGAGAAATGGGTCCAGAGGGAGAATATTATCGTACCTTCTCATTTCTATGAGGCCCTTAACCCTGTTCGAGGAGACGACGAAAAGGTGCGACAGGTGGGAACAAAGCTGGTTGCCGATATGTGTAAGACCATCTTGCAGCACAAGGAGGCTGGTATCAAGGGTCTGCACATCTACACATTGAACTTGGAAAAGGGAGCGAggatgttgttgaaggaACTTGGATTcgagggaaggagagagcaAATAGCACCATTGCCATGGAGGCCAAGTTTGACTCCTAgccgaagagaagagaccATCAGGCCAATCTTCTG GGCCAATCGGACCCGCTCTTACCTTTCCAGGA CCGCTGATTGGGACGAGTTCCCTAACGGACGATGGGGTGATTCCCGAAGTCCCGCATACGGTGATCTCGACGGCTACCCCGTATCCATCGGTATCACT GCTCCTGACGCTTATAACCTTTGGGGACACCCCACCACTTCCTTTGACCTCCACACTCTCTTCGCTCGTTTCTGCCGTGGTGACTTGGCCAAACTTCCTTGGTCCACCCAACCTCCTGCATCCGAGACGTCTCTCATCATTGAACAGCTTGCCAAGATGAACGAGCTCGGCTACCTCACCATTAACTCTCAACCAGCAGTAGATGGTGTGAGGAGCGACGACAAAGTGCACGGTTGGGGTCCGGCTGGTGGTTATGTCTATCAGAAG GCCTATCTCGAGTTCTTTGTCTCTCCCGACCTGCTTTCTCCTTTAATTAGGAGAATTGAGCGAGACCCTAGGATCACCTACTATGCTGTCAACAAGCAGGGTGATCTGAGGACCAACACTCACAGCGAGAGCCCCAACGCTGTCACTTGGGGTGTCTTCCCCGGCAAGGAAATTGTCCAA CCGACCATCGTAGAGGCGGTCTCTTTTATCGCCTGGAAAGATGAAGCATTCGAACTCGGTCTGCAGTGGGCTCACCTCTACCCCGCCGGCTCTCCTTCTCGTAAACTCATCACTGACACCATGAACACTTCCTATCTCGTCAACATTGTCGCCAATGACTTCCGAGATGGCATGTCAATCTTCGAGCCGTTCTTACTTAATCAAACGACTGTCGggaaagtggtggagggcGTGAAGGGTACTGTTGAGGGGATTGTTGAGGGTGTGAAGGGTGTGGTTAGCGCTTAG
- a CDS encoding dol-P-Man:Man(5)GlcNAc(2)-PP-Dol alpha-1 produces the protein MSGQNPSSPALGQRKGLVSHGVDLVRALFFDRRFFWHTAFLLFLGEAALSLLVIWKIPYTKIDWPAYMQQVDMFLAGERDYSKIEGETGPLVYPALHLYIYTAFHRLLPSIENVRPAQFVFLVFYLATFLAVCTIYYLAGRPSNGGRHFPQVLLIPLTLSKRAHSIFLLRLFNDPIAMLIFYLSVIAFQIGGRKGWRLGCVLFSLALGVKMNILNFLPGLLVLLFQYRGIVGTMEGLSIIGLTQFILPAPFFFAKSDPHFLKAYFTSAFDFSRQFLYEWTVNWRFISEEAFLSRERAVALLAGHLIVLGLFAAFKWSPVPGGTLKVLQKGFSNPLNQALEISQVPAYHIPLVLFSANLIGMLFARSLHYQFHSWYFHQLPFLLYSGAGWGNTLTSVIIWVAVQYAWETAPSTISTSTALLAGHGAMVLGLFSHGMKRLSSKQKFKTK, from the exons ATGTCTGGTCAAAATCCGTCTAGCCCAGCCTTGGGACAGCGGAAAGGTCTTGTAAGCCACGGTGTCGATCTGGTGCGAGCATTGTTCTTCGACCGACGATTTTTTTGGCACACCgcctttctcctctttctaGGTGAGGCTGCATTGAGCCTGTTAGTGATATGGAAAATTCCTT ATACAAAGATAGACTGGCCGGCATACATGCAACAAGTAGATATGTTCCTTGCCGGCGAAAGGGATTATTCTAagattgaaggagagacagGACCTCTGGT CTATCCCGCCTTGCACTTGTACATATACACCGCCTTTCACCGTCTCCTACCATCCATCGAAAATGTTCGTCCCGCCCAATTTGTCTTTCTCGTGTTCTATCTCGCTACGTTTTTGGCTGTGTGCACGATCTACTATCTCGCCGGACGTCCATCGAATGGGGGCCGCCATTTTCCGCAGGTGCTACTTATACCTTTGACCCTCTCTAAGAGAGCCCACTCAATATTCTTGCTTCGACTGTTCAATGATCCCATCGCTATGCTCATTTTTTATCTTTCCGTGATCGCTTTCCAAATTGGTGGTCGGAAGGGCTGGAGACTAGGATGCGTGCTTTTCAG TCTCGCACTGGGAGTCAAGATGAACATCCTCAATTTTTTGCCAGGTCTACTCGTTCTCCTTTTTCAGTATCGCGGCATTGTCGGCACAATGGAAGGCCTCTCGATCATCGGTCTTACCCAGTTTATTCTCCCTgctccattcttctttgcaAAAAGTGACCCCCACTTCTTGAAAGCCTACTTCACTTCTGCTTTTGATTTCTCACGACAGTTCTTGTACGAATGGACAGTCAACTGGAGATTCATCAGTGAAGAGGCATTCTTGAGCAGGGAGAGGGCCGTGGCTCTACTTGCAGGGCAT CTTATTGTCTTGGGGTTGTTTGCAGCATTCAAATGGTCACCGGTGCCTGGCGGCACTTTGAAGGTACTGCAGAAAGGGTTCTCTAACCCTTTAAACCAAGCTTTAGAGATTTCGCAGGTTCCGGCTTATC ATATTCCTTTAGTCTTGTTTTCAGCCAATCTTATAGGCATGCTCTTTGCCCGTTCTTTGCACTACCAATTTCACTCGTGGTATTTCCATCAGTTACCTTTCCTACTCTATTCTGGTGCTGGTTGGGGCAATACGCTGACTAG TGTCATTATATGGGTTGCTGTGCAGTATGCGTGGGAAACAGCCCCATCCACAATTAGCACTTCTACTGCGCTTTTAGCTGGGCACGGGGCAATGGTTTTAGGACTTTTTTCCCATGGAATGAAACGGCTGTCATCAAAACAGAAGTTTAAGACCAAATAA
- a CDS encoding carbonic anhydrase translates to MPFHAEPLKPSEEIDMDLEHSVAAQKFKEIREVLEGNRYWARKVTSEEPEFMAEQVKGQAPNFLWIGCADSRVPEVTVMDRKPGEVFVQRNVANQFKPEDDSSQALLNYAIMNVGVTHVMVVGHTGCGGCIAAFDQPLPTEENPGATPLVRYLEPIIRLKHSLPEGSDVNDLIKENVKMAVKNVVNSPTIQGAWEKARKGEFREVFVHGWLYDLSTGNIIDLNITQGPHPFVDDRVPRA, encoded by the exons ATGCCTTTCCACGCTGAACCCCTCAAGCCCTCCGAGGAGATTGACATGGATCTGGAGCACTCTGTGGCTGCCCAGAAATTCAAGGAGATTAGAGAAGTCCTCGAAGGGAATAGGTACTGGGCCAGAAAGGTCACTTCTGAGGAGCCCGAGTTCATGGCCGAGCAGGTCAAGGGCCAG GCTCCCAACTTCCTCTGGATCGGATGCGCCGACTCTCGAGTTCCAGAGGTTACTGTCATGGATCGCAAACCCGGAGAGGTGTTTGTTCAG AGGAATGTTGCCAACCAGTTCAAGCCCGAGGACGactcttctcaagctcttctcaaCTACGCCATCATGAACGTTGGTGTCACCCACG TCATGGTCGTTGGTCACACCGGCTGTGGTGGCTGTATTGCTGCATTCGACCAGCCTCTCCCTACTGAGGAAAACCCCGGTGCGACTCCCTTGGTGCGATATCTCGAACCCATCATCAGGTTGAAGCATTCTTTGCCCGAGGGAAGCGATGTGAACGATttgatcaaggagaacGTCAAGATGGCCGTAAAGAACGTCGTTAACAGCCCT ACCATCCAGGGAGCTTGGGAAAAGGCCAGGAAGGGCGAGTTCCGAGAAGTTTTCGTCCACGGCTGG CTCTATGACCTTTCTACCGGCAACATTATTGACCTCAATATTACTCAAGGCCCTCACCCTTTCGTTGACGACCGCGTGCCTCGAGCGTAG
- a CDS encoding DNA helicase translates to MTRRDHLNHAFHTSLTYRAQPLPDWNLSTSHQWASPPPPPQPWTAPVSGKTDDFAPPSRLVPPFRSTRFRNGPDFTNQLKQAAKVSPARDETQVNDAELQKLSASADDQHFDDVFAEEVAPDLDLENLKMEKLDVIKDWVDADYAPPDENISWDEALNISLPAPPPMDEFPDFFAAPDHLPKKSGNTLPTFSLTVESGKSPVDHSILMKDISVAMPLAADGYPPDGNTRFDWRTRALGQLRRPLPSHLRPRNRQWMYAKQPRRYQPVVSKLSNGHPLLLALQRYRRHFSQLLEAELQEETRLFNQRLEEWSTEKLVKAGYTLVNVRGHEVSRKQNSKGEGSFIYSFTRGKGAMIDAAKFTFGQYVMLSRTHPFQDAVKDDEDKLVLATVNSKTKGAIQLVSPVPIPDIHQGVWRLDIGHSDYVYKKQLEAMSFLNNNPLEQDMSDYIEDSKEFESYPQFPLDVPRGNHLMAPASSPTVPSDQVILRGTSLRETLLKAFSKNHLPPVLSASSPDESFRPISNVKCDGFVSGTQALSPTDLDATPKSHIASGTGKAQKSGILSRNTLIRSWAERHRSGRETPVEVEGDPHVPLNRTQLRAMGMMLSEALSLVQGPPGTGKTRVIVETIKLLKHHFQIPHPILVCAHTNVAVDNLLSGMVKHGVNAIRTGTAERVPTELKQYTLEIKMESHPMWISVQTMTEKAKRLKDEIFRMDFDNPEREQKNLEMKKIWRQIWGIQQIINRELLLDADVVCTTCISAISANLNSIDFPIVFLDEASMATEPLTLLPLMKGSSHVAIIGDHKQLPPVIVSEDAHAGGLSTSLFERLIHEKDVPSIMLDTQYRMHPSLAAFSSKTFYSSLLKNGTAASERPPPETAFLIPEDPIPDPSTGELRLSGEKTNLTFLNHSHPESPVLQSMANEGEAEIIVDVVTDLLHKNPDLKGSQIGIIAPYLGQIKVLSETLFASGTQDSLKKILGDERTEEVQDVEIKTVDGFEGREKEVIIFSTVRSNPGGYIGFLGDWRRVNVGLTRARRALIMVGNKETLKTAKMGKRVAENLPQGGTKVWQDLMAFLEQGGMILDTDQGVD, encoded by the exons ATGACGCGTAGGGATCACCTGAATCACGCGTTCCACACCTCGTTGACATATCGCGCTCAACCTTTACCAGATTGGAATCTGTCTACAAGCCATCAATGGGCATCACCCCCGccacctcctcaaccttggACAGCACCTGTGTCAGGGAAAACAGATGACTTCGCACCGCCTTCGCGTTTAGTACCACCTTTTCGCTCGACACGTTTTCGCAACGGCCCAGATTTCACAAATCAGCTGAAGCAAGCAGCAAAGGTGTCACCTGCGAGGGATGAGACCCAAGTCAATGATGCAGAGCTCCAAAAGCTGTCTGCTTCTGCCGATGACCAGCATTTTGACGATGTCTTTGCCGAAGAAGTCGCTCCTGACCTCGACCTGGAAAatctgaagatggagaaactTGACGTGATCAAGGACTGGGTTGATGCCGATTATGCCCCGCCGGATGAGAATATCAGCTGGGACGAGGCTCTAAATATATCCTTGCCCGCACCTCCACCAATGGACGAATTTCCGGACTTCTTTGCCGCTCCTGATCATCTACCCAAGAAGAGCGGAAACACGCTGCCCACCTTCAGTCTTACAGTTGAAAGTGGTAAATCACCTGTTGACCACTCAATTCTTATGAAAGACATTTCTGTCGCTATGCCTCTCGCGGCAGACGGGTATCCGCCTGATGGCAACACCCGATTTGACTGGCGCACTCGCGCGCTTGGTCAACTGAGGCGTCCACTCCCCTCGCACCTTCGACCCCGTAACCGCCAGTGGATGTACGCTAAACAGCCTCGTAGATATCAACCGGTTGTAAGCAAGCTTTCGAATGGTCACCCTCTATTACTTGCTTTGCAACGATACCGCAGACACTTTAGTCAACTTCTCGAAGCAGAATTACAGGAAGAAACAAGGTTATTCAATCaaagattggaagaatggagtACAGAAAAACTTGTCAAGGCTGGATACACACTTGTCAACGTAAGAGGACATGAAGTTTCCCGGAAGCAGAACTCTAAGGGAGAAGGGTCTTTTATATATTCGTTCAccagaggaaaaggagccATGATCGATGCTGCAAAATTCAC GTTCGGTCAGTATGTCATGCTCTCAAGAACTCATCCTTTCCAAGATGCCGTGAAAGACGACGAGGACAAACTTGTTCTAGCTACTGTGAACTCCAAGACTAAGGGGGCCATCCAGTTAGTGAGCCCTGTGCCCATACCGGATATACATCAAGGTGTATGGCG GCTCGATATTGGCCACTCAGACTATGTGTATAAAAAGCAGCTTGAAGCAATGAGCTTTCTGAATAACAATCCTCTTGAGCAAGACATGTCTGATTATATAGAGGATTCGAAAGAGTTCGAATCCTATCCCCAGTTTCCACTTGATGTGCCCAGAGGAAATCATTTGATGgctcctgcttcttctccaactgTTCCGTCAGATCAAGTTATTCTTAGAGGCACAAGTCTTCGAGAGACTCTGCTAAAAGCCTTCTCCAAAAACCATTTGCCCCCTGTCCTATCGGCATCATCCCCCGATGAATCTTTCCGCCCCATTTCGAATGTCAAGTGCGACGGTTTTGTTTCCGGCACTCAGGCTTTGTCACCAACAGACCTTGATGCCACTCCAAAATCTCACATAGCTTCAGGCACCGGTAAAGCCCAAAAGAGTGGTATTTTGAGTAGAAACACGTTGATAAGAAGTTGGGCGGAGAGACATCGTTCTGGGCGAGAGACTCCTGTAGAAGTCGAGGGTGACCCTCATGTCCCGTTGAACCGGACTCAGCTGCGGGCCATGGGAATGATGTTGAGTGAGGCACTGTCTCTAGTTCAAGGC CCTCCCGGTACGGGGAAGACTCGCGTCATCGTCGAAACTATAAAACTCCTCAAGCATCATTTCCAGATCCCCCATCCCATTCTTGTTTGCGCGCATACCAACGTCGCTGTCGATAACCTTCTATCAGGTATGGTAAAACATGGAGTCAATGCCATTAGGACAGGAACGGCAGAAAGGGTCCCTACCGAGTTGAAACAGTATACATTGGAGATCAAGATGGAAAGCCATCCCATGTGGATTTCTGTGCAAACCATGACCGAGAAGGCTAAAAGACTCAAGGATGAAATTTTCAGAATGGATTTTG ATAACCCAGAACGAGAGCAGAAAAActtggagatgaaaaaaaTCTGGCGACAAATTTGGGGTATACAACAAATTATAAACCGGGAACTGCTCCTCGATGCCGATGTG GTTTGCACGACTTGCATATCGGCCATTTCAGCCAACCTAAATAGCATTGACTTCCCTATAGTCTTTTTAGATGAAGCGAGTATGGCTACCGAACCTTTGACTCTCTTACCTCTGATGAAAGGT TCATCCCATGTAGCCATTATCGGTGATCATAAGCAACTTCCACCGGTTATTGTGTCTGAGGATGCGCATGCCGGAGGATTGTCAACCAGCCTGTTTGAAAGACTGATCCATGAAAAAG ACGTTCCTTCTATAATGCTTGATACACAATATCGAATGCACCCCTCCCTcgccgccttctcctccaaaaCCTTCTACTCTTCCCTGCTCAAAAACGGTACTGCCGCATCAGAACGGCCCCCTCCCGAAACAGCTTTCCTCATTCCTGAAGATCCAATTCCTGATCCGTCCACGGGCGAGCTAAGGCTGTCAGGAGAGAAGACCAACTTGACCTTTTTGAATCACAGTCATCCTGAAAGCCCTGTTTTACAGAGTATGGCCAACGAGGGAGAAGCTGAAATTATCGTAGACGTTGTAACGGATCTCCTCCACAAGAATCCC GACTTGAAAGGTTCTCAAATTGGCATCATCGCTCCTTATCTCGGTCAGATCAAAGTTCTTTCAGAGACCCTATTCGCCTCGGGAACCCAAGACTCTCTGAAAAAAATCCTTGGAGATGAACGAACGGAAGAGGTTCAAGATGTGGAAATTAAGACTGTTGAtggttttgaaggaagggagaaagaagtaATTATTTTCAGCACTGTTAGATCTAATCCCGGTGGTTATATCGGCTTTTTGGGCGATTGGAGACGAGTCAATGTTGGGTTGACAAGAGCCAGACGA GCACTTATTATGGTCGGAAACAAGGAGACTCTTAAGACGGCCAAGATGGGCAAGAGAGTGGCTGAAAATCTGCCTCAGGGTGGAACGAAAGTCTGGCAAGATCTCATGGCATTTTTAGAACAAGGGGGTATGATTTTAGATACTGATCAAGGGGTTGATTAG
- a CDS encoding beta-1: protein MPLNLPFSSALKLPLPRRFIILILSASILILFLHTFAPSTLPPVLTPNLQHHEPDASYFSPSKWLPPILNPNAPTRPLEFDEEGQCLFLSPFDALSAAEKARAQVLSLNEISPGIVRAEAPPAEGTDADPDFDDEFSELSNATRKMPPGLTHPILGLLRDGEAKWNSMLARQSQTLEEAVNVYIERWGRKPPKGFDEWWHFAKANNVLLPDEYDAIMNSLLPFYALPIETLKERLTEAEKIPETFTLIVHDGKVELQWNDDYSRDTWWASRPRADSQINLMEPFIKHIGTFRATFTIHDQPSVLLDYERQKELLTAARQGKISTHPNEIDRAEQNWKKACAPDSPLNKGEEELEASDSFISSHLAAMDICQHPSYLENHGMLLEEKNSDTHPKPHTKLYPILVPSKTALNGDIPVTPIGKDGRRDDVGHDPEWSRKSGKLYWRGLATGLQHNKKAGAKWRQSHRERLHFLANDKSDAYTEVLSPVGSSGEAELAQMPLKELGQYYMDVKLAGGNWQCDWGDGTCEEMEKEIDFAPKDSSERSNDFKYVFDTDGNAWSSRFPRLMASNNVVIKSTVFPEWNTNSLPEWYAYVPSKMDYSDLFSIMTFFRGTPSGRGAHDEVARRIALNGQCWVERTWRREDLQAYMFRLYLEYARLTSPDRDNGKMDYVPTPKKISDVAHGVPVAADVEPPVDQ, encoded by the exons ATGCCGCTCAActtgcccttctcctccgccctcaAGCTCCCCCTCCCGCGCAggttcatcatcctcatcctctcagcgtccatcctcatcctcttcctccacaccTTCGCACCCTCAACCCTCCCTCCAGTCCTCACGCCAAACTTGCAACACCACGAGCCAGACGCCTCATacttctctccctccaaaTGGCTCCCTCCAATCCTCAATCCCAACGCCCCAACGCGTCCATTagagtttgatgaagagggcCAGTGTCTTTTCCTCTCGCCCTTCGATGCTCTCTCAGCAGCGGAGAAGGCACGTGCTCAAgtcctctccctcaacGAAATTTCTCCAGGTATTGTGCGAGCGGAAGCGCCTCCTGCCGAGGGTACTGATGCCGATCCGGATTTTGACGACGAGTTCTCCGAGCTCAGCAATGCTACGAGAAAAATGCCTCCTGGACTGACGCACCCTATCTTGGGTTTGCTGAGGGACGGTGAGGCCAAATGGAACTCAATGCTCGCAAGGCAAAGTCAGACACTGGAGGAGGCCGTGAATGTGTACATAgagagatggggaagaaagCCGCCCAAGGGTTTCGACGAGTG GTGGCATTTCGCGAAGGCCAATAACGTCCTCCTCCCGGATGAGTATGATGC GATCATGAactcccttcttcctttctatGCCCTCCCTATTGAAACCCTCAAGGAGCGTCTGACCGAGGCTGAGAAGATTCCCGAAACATTCACTCTCATTGTACACGACGGCAAGGTGGAGCTTCAGTGGAACGACGATTACTCCAGAGATACTTGGTGGGCTAGTCGACCTAGGGCTGACAGTCAGATCAACTTGATGGAACCTTTTATCAAGCATATCGGGACTTTCAG GGCGACTTTCACCATCCACGATCAGCCGTCTGTCCTTCTCGATTATGAGCGTCAAAAAGAGCTTCTTACTGCTGCCCGACAAGGCAAAATCTCCACGCACCCTAACGAAATTGATCGTGCCGAGCAAAACTGGAAAAAAGCCTGTGCTCCCGACAGTCCTCTCAAcaaaggcgaagaggagctTG AGGCCTCCGattccttcatctcttcgCACCTCGCCGCCATGGACATCTGCCAGCACCCGTCCTACTTGGAGAACCACGGTATGCTACTCGAAGAGAAAAATTCTGATACGCACCCCAAACCCCATACCAAACTTTACCCTATTCTCGTTCCTTCCAAGACTGCACTCAACGGCGACATCCCCGTCACTCCTATTGGTAAAGACGGAAGACGTGACGATGTTGGTCATGACCCCGAGTGGAGCCGGAAAAGTGGTAAACTCTATTGGCGCGGGTTGGCTACCGGATTGCAGCACAACAAGAAGGCCGGTGCAAAATGGCGACAATCCCACCGAGAGCGTCTGCACTTCCTCGCCAACGACAAGTCAGATGCCTACACTGAAGTCCTCTCCCCTGTGGGTTCTTCTGGCGAGGCGGAGCTCGCTCAAATGCCTTTGAAAGAGCTGGGTCAGTATTACATGGATGTAAAGCTTGCAGGTGGAAACTGGCAATGTGACTGGGGAGACGGAACTtgtgaggagatggagaaggagattgatTTCGCCCCCAAGGATAGTTCTGAGAGAAGCAATGACTTCAAATATGTCTTTGAC ACTGACGGTAATGCCTGGAGTTCCCGTTTCCCTCGATTGATGGCTAGCAACAA TGTTGTCATCAAATCTACCGTTTTTCCCGAGTGGAATACTAACTCCCTTCCGGAGTGGTATGCCTATGTCCCATCCAAGATGGACTACTCggatctcttctccatcatgACTTT CTTCCGAGGAACCCCATCCGGTCGAGGCGCGCATGATGAAGTGGCTAGAAGGATTGCGTTGAACGGCCAGTGCTGGGTTGAGCGAA cctggagaagagaggatcTCCAAGCATACATGTTCAGGTTATACCTCGAATATGCGAGGCTGACAAGTCCCGACAGGGACAACGGCAAGATG GACTACGTTCCCACACCAAAGAAAATCTCTGACGTGGCCCATGGTGTACCCGTTGCTGCTGACGTTGAGCCGCCTGTCGATCAATAA
- a CDS encoding protoheme IX farnesyltransferase: protein MISRKGLGLAANILHPKSFDKVVGAHTLHRTFTTQSTQCFPPWPLRSQTTAREMSISPCEGSNHRAGKPLTWELFAPGCQKRSSHSIARQTGDTTVDSSRSFFSAHPIPYSPPFKTVYGAANAPIPKLPDLNLPHPTAPAAPISAYKPLPPLTWKRLLSVYSALSKRNLTILMTLTATTGLALSPLPLSIPLLLNLTVGTLLTSAAANCFNQILESPIDAQTPRTRVRPLVTRRVSPFHAAMFGLVCTVVGGAILWYGCNPTTAALGIGNLILYAAVYTPMKRFSVANTWVGAVVGAITPLMGWTATGASLWPTSDQPLLLHTPWSDLPNLPNPLTPLTLFALLFSWQFPHFNALSHMIRPFYALSGYPMLSVLSPRLNALVSLRHAVLLVPFTAILGPLSGCVDWSFALTSSVPNYFFVRDAWRFYKLTNEANAKKLFFVSLWYLPAVLGLMLVHKNVIGWLNARREAEEQEKMRMEMPVKGKS, encoded by the exons ATGATATCACGGAAAGGTTTAGGCCTCGCAGCCAACATTCTACATCCCAAATCCTTCGACAAGGTCGTCGGCGCGCATACTTTACATCGCACTTTCACTACACAATCTACCCAGTGCTTCCCACCATGGCCCTTACGGTCCCAAACGACAGCTCGAGAGATGTCCATCTCCCCATGTGAAGGCAGTAATCACAGGGCAGGAAAACCT TTAACATGGGAGTTATTTGCTCCGGGGTGTCAAAAGAGGTCTTCGCACTCCATAGCTCGACAAACCGGCGACACGACTGTTGATTCCTCTCgatctttcttctctgctcACCCTATACCCtactctcctcccttcaaAACCGTCTATGGAGCCGCCAATGCCCCCATACCTAAGCTTCCCGACCTCAACCTTCCACACCCCactgctcctgctgctcctATATCTGCCTACAAACCGTTACCGCCGTTGACATGGAAACGATTATTATCTGTCTATTCTGCATTGTCGAAGAGAAATCTAACAATTCTCATGACACTCACCGCGACAACGGGTCTCGCGCTTTCGCCTCTGCCTTTGAGCATcccgctgctgctcaatCTCACAGTCGGAACCCTCTTGACCAGTGCTGCCGCCAACTGTTTTAATCAGATTCTCGAGTCCCCCATCGATGCTCAGACACCACGTACGCGTGTCCGACCGCTCGTCACCAGGCGTGTTTCGCCTTTCCATGCGGCCATGTTTGGTCTGGTATGTACTGTCGTGGGTGGAGCAATCCTGTGGTATGGATGCAACCCTACAACTGCTGCCCTGGGTATCGGTAACCTCATTCTCTACGCTGCAGTGTATACTCCGATGAAGAGGTTCTCTGTTGCCAACACCTGGGTGGGTGCTGTCGTCGGTGCGATCACTCCTCTCATGGGATGGACTGCTACTGGTGCTTCTCTGTGGCCGACATCTGATCAGCCGTTGCTGTTGCATACACCCTGGTCCGACCTTCCCAATTTGCCAAACCCTCTCACCCCCCTCACGCTTttcgctcttctcttctcatgGCAATTTCCTCATTTCAACGCCCTTTCCCATATGATCCGACCGTTCTACGCCCTGTCTGGCTATCCCATGTTGTCtgttctttctcctcgCCTTAACGCTCTTGTCTCTCTCCGACACGCCGTTCTGCTTGTACCCTTCACAGCCATACTTGGGCCATTATCCGGCTGTGTAGATTGGTCATTCGCCCTCACGTCATCTGTGCCCAACTACTTTTTCGTACGTGATGCTTGGAGGTTCTACAAGCTCACCAATGAAGCGAACGCAAAGAAGCTCTTCTTTGTGAGTTTGTGGTATCTGCCCGCAGTGTTGGGTTTGATGTTGGTGCACAAGAATGTCATCGGGTGGCTAAATGCGAggagagaagcagaggaacaggagaagatgaggatggaaatgCCAGTGAAAGGCAAATCATAg